In Nymphaea colorata isolate Beijing-Zhang1983 chromosome 3, ASM883128v2, whole genome shotgun sequence, a genomic segment contains:
- the LOC116251220 gene encoding uncharacterized protein LOC116251220 isoform X1 → MSPATTHASVLRGSDSPCSSSIGYVIIPTRSSFKPRMRIAKGAVSSFCWSFRPPKQSPWFLPARIRVFSVGTQEPPSVPGIVRGMNQSYSGRDGQVENKEAKEVHDHFSVNGYHGNGIWSSFEGRQKITMGKQIFCNRSLNMKGIVAVGFDMDYTLAQYKPETFETLAYNGTVRKLVYDLGYPTELLEWSFDWRYMVRGLVLDKKRGNILKMDRHKYVKVAYHGFKEMSKEEKIATYGNTLIRDAFDEPDYALIDTLFSLAEAYLFAQLVDFKDRYPGKVPNGADYCRIYRDVRAAVDLCHRDGTLKQMVAKDPGKYINDDQLIVPMLQMLRDSGRATFLVTNSLWDYTDVVMNFLCRSQTADDNPCSHFWLENFDVVITGSAKPGFFNEDNRANLFEVEADTGMLLNTDNGTLMPQVGNVSPRLPHKGLRKGCRVFQGGSVAHLHKLLSIEASSQVLYVGDHIYGDILRSKKVLGWRTMLVVPELEKEVEMLWKTRDVRQVSILQLQVHIPMNLELRLLRKDRDFIEDKIHHLSWLLRFKSFSDEDKHALNLELHALKSQREQVRHLHQQSQREFHQKFHKPWGQLMKTGYQNSRFAHQVERFACLYTSQVTNLGFYSPDKYYRPSEDFMPHEFDILGLGDTSACCTTEKIVANHEDGAVSHVQEKTVMD, encoded by the exons ATGTCGCCTGCAACTACGCATGCATCGGTGCTTCGCGGGTCGGATTCTCCGTGCTCATCATCCATAGGCTACGTAATCATCCCCACTAGAAGCTCATTTAAGCCCAGGATGCGCATCGCCAAGGGAGCCGTCTCATCCTTTTGTTGGTCCTTCCGACCCCCGAAACAATCCCCTTGGTTTCTTCCTGCGCGGATTAGGGTTTTCTCCGTCGGCACCCAAGAGCCGCCGTCCGTTCCCGGCATCGTTAGAG GTATGAATCAATCATATTCAGGCAGAGATGGACAGGTGGAGAATAAAGAAGCAAAGGAAGTGCATGACCATTTTAGTGTCAATGGTTATCATGGAAATGGCATTTGGTCATCTTTTGAAGGGAGGCAGAAAATCACAATGGGAAAGCAGATATTTTGCAATAGATCACTAAACATGAAGGGTATTGTTGCAGTGGGATTTGATATGGACTATACTTTGGCACAATATAAGCCCGAAACCTTTGAAACATTGGCTTATAATGGAACAGTCAGGAAGTTGGTTTATGATTTAGGATACCCAACAGAG ttgctgGAGTGGTCATTTGATTGGAGATATATGGTCAGGGGGCTAGTTCTTGATAAGAAACGGGGCAACATTTTGAAG ATGGATCGCCACAAGTATGTAAAAGTTGCTTACCATGGCTTCAAGGAGAtgtccaaagaagaaaaaattgcaacTTATGGGAATACCTTGATACGTGATGCATTTGACGAACCTGATTATGCTCTTATTGATACTCTTTTCTCCTTGGCTGAGGCTTACTTGTTTGCACAGCTTGTCGATTTCAAGGATAGATATCCTGGAAAAGTTCCAAATGGTGCCGA TTACTGTAGAATATACAGAGATGTTAGAGCCGCTGTTGATCTGTGTCATCGTGATGGAACTTTGAAGCAAATGGTTGCCAAGGACCCTGGAAA GTATATCAATGATGACCAACTCATTGTACCCATGTTACAAATGCTAAGGGATTCTGGGCGTGCAACTTTTCTGGTGACAAATAG CCTCTGGGACTACACAGATGTCGTGATGAATTTTCTTTGTCGATCCCAAACAGCAGATGATAATCCTTGCAGTCATTTTTggttagaaaattttgatgtgGTTATTACTGGCAG TGCCAAACCAGGTTTCTTTAATGAGGACAATCGTGCAAACTTGTTTGAGGTTGAAGCAGACACTGGGATGCTGCTAAACACAGATAATGGCACTCTTATGCCACAG GTTGGAAATGTTTCACCAAGATTGCCTCACAAAGGCCTGAGAAAGGGTTGCAGAGTCTTTCAG GGAGGGAGTGTTGCTCATCTACATAAATTGCTTTCTATTGAAGCGAGTTCCCAG GTTCTTTATGTTGGAGATCACATTTATGGTGACATACTACGCAGCAAGAAAGTTCTTG GATGGCGAACAATGCTTGTAGTTCCAGAGCTTGAAAAGGAGGTAGAGATGCTTTGGAAAACCAGAGATGTCCGCCAGGTGTCCATTCTGCAGTTGCAAGTGCATATTCCGATGAATCTT GAGCTGCGTTTGTTACGGAAAGATCGCGATTTTATTGAAGATAAGATACACCACTTGAGCTGGTTGCTGAG GTTTAAAAGTTTTTCTGATGAAGATAAGCATGCACTGAACTTGGAGCTTCATGCTTTGAAG TCACAAAGGGAACAAGTGcgtcatcttcatcaacagTCACAACGTGAATTTCATCAAAAG TTCCACAAGCCTTGGGGACAACTGATGAAGACTGGCTACCAAAACTCTCGTTTTGCACATCAG GTGGAGAGATTTGCTTGTTTGTACACTAGCCAGGTTACGAACTTGGGATTCTATTCCCCTGACAAATATTATAGACCGAGTGAGGATTTCATGCCACATGAATTTGATATTCTTGGATTGGGTGATACATCAGCTTGCTGTACAACCGAGAAGATAGTTGCAAACCACGAGGACGGTGCAGTTTCTCATGTTCAAGAGAAGACCGTGATGGATTAA
- the LOC116251220 gene encoding uncharacterized protein LOC116251220 isoform X3, with protein MSPATTHASVLRGSDSPCSSSIGYVIIPTRSSFKPRMRIAKGAVSSFCWSFRPPKQSPWFLPARIRVFSVGTQEPPSVPGIVRGRDGQVENKEAKEVHDHFSVNGYHGNGIWSSFEGRQKITMGKQIFCNRSLNMKGIVAVGFDMDYTLAQYKPETFETLAYNGTVRKLVYDLGYPTELLEWSFDWRYMVRGLVLDKKRGNILKMDRHKYVKVAYHGFKEMSKEEKIATYGNTLIRDAFDEPDYALIDTLFSLAEAYLFAQLVDFKDRYPGKVPNGADYCRIYRDVRAAVDLCHRDGTLKQMVAKDPGKYINDDQLIVPMLQMLRDSGRATFLVTNSLWDYTDVVMNFLCRSQTADDNPCSHFWLENFDVVITGSAKPGFFNEDNRANLFEVEADTGMLLNTDNGTLMPQVGNVSPRLPHKGLRKGCRVFQGGSVAHLHKLLSIEASSQVLYVGDHIYGDILRSKKVLGWRTMLVVPELEKEVEMLWKTRDVRQVSILQLQVHIPMNLELRLLRKDRDFIEDKIHHLSWLLRFKSFSDEDKHALNLELHALKSQREQVRHLHQQSQREFHQKFHKPWGQLMKTGYQNSRFAHQVERFACLYTSQVTNLGFYSPDKYYRPSEDFMPHEFDILGLGDTSACCTTEKIVANHEDGAVSHVQEKTVMD; from the exons ATGTCGCCTGCAACTACGCATGCATCGGTGCTTCGCGGGTCGGATTCTCCGTGCTCATCATCCATAGGCTACGTAATCATCCCCACTAGAAGCTCATTTAAGCCCAGGATGCGCATCGCCAAGGGAGCCGTCTCATCCTTTTGTTGGTCCTTCCGACCCCCGAAACAATCCCCTTGGTTTCTTCCTGCGCGGATTAGGGTTTTCTCCGTCGGCACCCAAGAGCCGCCGTCCGTTCCCGGCATCGTTAGAG GCAGAGATGGACAGGTGGAGAATAAAGAAGCAAAGGAAGTGCATGACCATTTTAGTGTCAATGGTTATCATGGAAATGGCATTTGGTCATCTTTTGAAGGGAGGCAGAAAATCACAATGGGAAAGCAGATATTTTGCAATAGATCACTAAACATGAAGGGTATTGTTGCAGTGGGATTTGATATGGACTATACTTTGGCACAATATAAGCCCGAAACCTTTGAAACATTGGCTTATAATGGAACAGTCAGGAAGTTGGTTTATGATTTAGGATACCCAACAGAG ttgctgGAGTGGTCATTTGATTGGAGATATATGGTCAGGGGGCTAGTTCTTGATAAGAAACGGGGCAACATTTTGAAG ATGGATCGCCACAAGTATGTAAAAGTTGCTTACCATGGCTTCAAGGAGAtgtccaaagaagaaaaaattgcaacTTATGGGAATACCTTGATACGTGATGCATTTGACGAACCTGATTATGCTCTTATTGATACTCTTTTCTCCTTGGCTGAGGCTTACTTGTTTGCACAGCTTGTCGATTTCAAGGATAGATATCCTGGAAAAGTTCCAAATGGTGCCGA TTACTGTAGAATATACAGAGATGTTAGAGCCGCTGTTGATCTGTGTCATCGTGATGGAACTTTGAAGCAAATGGTTGCCAAGGACCCTGGAAA GTATATCAATGATGACCAACTCATTGTACCCATGTTACAAATGCTAAGGGATTCTGGGCGTGCAACTTTTCTGGTGACAAATAG CCTCTGGGACTACACAGATGTCGTGATGAATTTTCTTTGTCGATCCCAAACAGCAGATGATAATCCTTGCAGTCATTTTTggttagaaaattttgatgtgGTTATTACTGGCAG TGCCAAACCAGGTTTCTTTAATGAGGACAATCGTGCAAACTTGTTTGAGGTTGAAGCAGACACTGGGATGCTGCTAAACACAGATAATGGCACTCTTATGCCACAG GTTGGAAATGTTTCACCAAGATTGCCTCACAAAGGCCTGAGAAAGGGTTGCAGAGTCTTTCAG GGAGGGAGTGTTGCTCATCTACATAAATTGCTTTCTATTGAAGCGAGTTCCCAG GTTCTTTATGTTGGAGATCACATTTATGGTGACATACTACGCAGCAAGAAAGTTCTTG GATGGCGAACAATGCTTGTAGTTCCAGAGCTTGAAAAGGAGGTAGAGATGCTTTGGAAAACCAGAGATGTCCGCCAGGTGTCCATTCTGCAGTTGCAAGTGCATATTCCGATGAATCTT GAGCTGCGTTTGTTACGGAAAGATCGCGATTTTATTGAAGATAAGATACACCACTTGAGCTGGTTGCTGAG GTTTAAAAGTTTTTCTGATGAAGATAAGCATGCACTGAACTTGGAGCTTCATGCTTTGAAG TCACAAAGGGAACAAGTGcgtcatcttcatcaacagTCACAACGTGAATTTCATCAAAAG TTCCACAAGCCTTGGGGACAACTGATGAAGACTGGCTACCAAAACTCTCGTTTTGCACATCAG GTGGAGAGATTTGCTTGTTTGTACACTAGCCAGGTTACGAACTTGGGATTCTATTCCCCTGACAAATATTATAGACCGAGTGAGGATTTCATGCCACATGAATTTGATATTCTTGGATTGGGTGATACATCAGCTTGCTGTACAACCGAGAAGATAGTTGCAAACCACGAGGACGGTGCAGTTTCTCATGTTCAAGAGAAGACCGTGATGGATTAA
- the LOC116251220 gene encoding uncharacterized protein LOC116251220 isoform X2: MSPATTHASVLRGSDSPCSSSIGYVIIPTRSSFKPRMRIAKGAVSSFCWSFRPPKQSPWFLPARIRVFSVGTQEPPSVPGIVRGMNQSYSGRDGQVENKEAKEVHDHFSVNGYHGNGIWSSFEGRQKITMGKQIFCNRSLNMKGIVAVGFDMDYTLAQYKPETFETLAYNGTVRKLVYDLGYPTELLEWSFDWRYMVRGLVLDKKRGNILKMDRHKYVKVAYHGFKEMSKEEKIATYGNTLIRDAFDEPDYALIDTLFSLAEAYLFAQLVDFKDRYPGKVPNGADYCRIYRDVRAAVDLCHRDGTLKQMVAKDPGKYINDDQLIVPMLQMLRDSGRATFLVTNSLWDYTDVVMNFLCRSQTADDNPCSHFWLENFDVVITGSAKPGFFNEDNRANLFEVEADTGMLLNTDNGTLMPQVGNVSPRLPHKGLRKGCRVFQGGSVAHLHKLLSIEASSQVLYVGDHIYGDILRSKKVLGWRTMLVVPELEKEVEMLWKTRDVRQVSILQLQELRLLRKDRDFIEDKIHHLSWLLRFKSFSDEDKHALNLELHALKSQREQVRHLHQQSQREFHQKFHKPWGQLMKTGYQNSRFAHQVERFACLYTSQVTNLGFYSPDKYYRPSEDFMPHEFDILGLGDTSACCTTEKIVANHEDGAVSHVQEKTVMD; encoded by the exons ATGTCGCCTGCAACTACGCATGCATCGGTGCTTCGCGGGTCGGATTCTCCGTGCTCATCATCCATAGGCTACGTAATCATCCCCACTAGAAGCTCATTTAAGCCCAGGATGCGCATCGCCAAGGGAGCCGTCTCATCCTTTTGTTGGTCCTTCCGACCCCCGAAACAATCCCCTTGGTTTCTTCCTGCGCGGATTAGGGTTTTCTCCGTCGGCACCCAAGAGCCGCCGTCCGTTCCCGGCATCGTTAGAG GTATGAATCAATCATATTCAGGCAGAGATGGACAGGTGGAGAATAAAGAAGCAAAGGAAGTGCATGACCATTTTAGTGTCAATGGTTATCATGGAAATGGCATTTGGTCATCTTTTGAAGGGAGGCAGAAAATCACAATGGGAAAGCAGATATTTTGCAATAGATCACTAAACATGAAGGGTATTGTTGCAGTGGGATTTGATATGGACTATACTTTGGCACAATATAAGCCCGAAACCTTTGAAACATTGGCTTATAATGGAACAGTCAGGAAGTTGGTTTATGATTTAGGATACCCAACAGAG ttgctgGAGTGGTCATTTGATTGGAGATATATGGTCAGGGGGCTAGTTCTTGATAAGAAACGGGGCAACATTTTGAAG ATGGATCGCCACAAGTATGTAAAAGTTGCTTACCATGGCTTCAAGGAGAtgtccaaagaagaaaaaattgcaacTTATGGGAATACCTTGATACGTGATGCATTTGACGAACCTGATTATGCTCTTATTGATACTCTTTTCTCCTTGGCTGAGGCTTACTTGTTTGCACAGCTTGTCGATTTCAAGGATAGATATCCTGGAAAAGTTCCAAATGGTGCCGA TTACTGTAGAATATACAGAGATGTTAGAGCCGCTGTTGATCTGTGTCATCGTGATGGAACTTTGAAGCAAATGGTTGCCAAGGACCCTGGAAA GTATATCAATGATGACCAACTCATTGTACCCATGTTACAAATGCTAAGGGATTCTGGGCGTGCAACTTTTCTGGTGACAAATAG CCTCTGGGACTACACAGATGTCGTGATGAATTTTCTTTGTCGATCCCAAACAGCAGATGATAATCCTTGCAGTCATTTTTggttagaaaattttgatgtgGTTATTACTGGCAG TGCCAAACCAGGTTTCTTTAATGAGGACAATCGTGCAAACTTGTTTGAGGTTGAAGCAGACACTGGGATGCTGCTAAACACAGATAATGGCACTCTTATGCCACAG GTTGGAAATGTTTCACCAAGATTGCCTCACAAAGGCCTGAGAAAGGGTTGCAGAGTCTTTCAG GGAGGGAGTGTTGCTCATCTACATAAATTGCTTTCTATTGAAGCGAGTTCCCAG GTTCTTTATGTTGGAGATCACATTTATGGTGACATACTACGCAGCAAGAAAGTTCTTG GATGGCGAACAATGCTTGTAGTTCCAGAGCTTGAAAAGGAGGTAGAGATGCTTTGGAAAACCAGAGATGTCCGCCAGGTGTCCATTCTGCAGTTGCAA GAGCTGCGTTTGTTACGGAAAGATCGCGATTTTATTGAAGATAAGATACACCACTTGAGCTGGTTGCTGAG GTTTAAAAGTTTTTCTGATGAAGATAAGCATGCACTGAACTTGGAGCTTCATGCTTTGAAG TCACAAAGGGAACAAGTGcgtcatcttcatcaacagTCACAACGTGAATTTCATCAAAAG TTCCACAAGCCTTGGGGACAACTGATGAAGACTGGCTACCAAAACTCTCGTTTTGCACATCAG GTGGAGAGATTTGCTTGTTTGTACACTAGCCAGGTTACGAACTTGGGATTCTATTCCCCTGACAAATATTATAGACCGAGTGAGGATTTCATGCCACATGAATTTGATATTCTTGGATTGGGTGATACATCAGCTTGCTGTACAACCGAGAAGATAGTTGCAAACCACGAGGACGGTGCAGTTTCTCATGTTCAAGAGAAGACCGTGATGGATTAA
- the LOC116250425 gene encoding uncharacterized protein LOC116250425 → MAPAAGIAITHQAAHFFLRHDLPFPSETNAASPVRGNNSKWTKTGGRGRRIVALLPNPSFVCWGTHHLCGRRKAAALCCLVAFLTSGYPSRAALALGTSGLKEWLKEQKRKASKYVLAPIDASRQRLRTAYDLLKSSPDNSSNVVEETKRLVNVAARDCVPQDRNSFVAFQASTGVEVCTFRLIVKNASSLLDAKDPVKLEAEALLGSLIRSFVLLGDILDAADLASDREKVEGTLIDAIAALDNFEQGIKNCLDV, encoded by the exons ATGGCCCCTGCAGCAGGCATTGCCATTACCCACCAAGCGGCGCACTTCTTCCTGAGGCACGACCTTCCTTTCCCGTCCGAAACAAACGCAGCATCGCCGGTGCGAGGCAATAACAGCAAATGGACCAAAacgggaggaagaggaagacgaatAGTGGCATTGTTGCCG AACCCAAGCTTCGTCTGCTGGGGTACTCACCATCTTTGCGGCCGCCGAAAGGCAGCAGCCCTCTGTTGTCTCGTTGCCTTTCTTACAAGCGGCTACCCATCAAGGGCGGCTCTTGCTCTCGGGACAT CAGGATTGAAAGAATGGCTGAAGGAACAGAAAAGGAAAGCGTCCAAGTACGTGCTGGCACCCATTGACGCTTCTAGACAGCGACTGAGGACCGCTTACGATCTCTTGA AATCCTCGCCTGACAACAGCAGCAATGTGGTCGAGGAAACCAAAAGGTTGGTAAATGTGGCGGCCAGGGATTGCGTCCCTCAAGATAGGAATTCGTTCGTGGCATTTCAAGCAAGTACCGGTGTTGAG GTTTGCACATTCCGCTTGATTGTGAAGAATGCTTCCTCATTGCTTGATGCCAAGGATCCAGTCAAACTGGAGGCTGAAGCTTTGCTAGGCAGTCTTATAAG ATCATTTGTACTTCTTGGCGATATTCTTGATGCCGCTGACCTTGCCTCTGATAG GGAAAAGGTGGAAGGGACGCTCATAGATGCAATTGCTGCCCTTGACAATTTTGAACAGGGTATAAAGAACTGCTTGGATGTCTGA
- the LOC116249762 gene encoding uncharacterized protein LOC116249762: MLKPGAGGGETEQPSPAGWWQPELKVPEVLLSESVKRLHASIEEEWDSVERTACQTAASRALWKHVIHDPLAEILAGEKHLRSSHGKMMADRLNNAREISGVMLAVRTLWFDSKLEAAVESLRAFGEAETQVVLLGAGMDARAYRLKCLKDSSVFEVDSQKLIRMKADLLNAAAAAAEQEGSFWPEVRLEAKSLTRVGTDIREVDWLETLQRHGFSLQKGTVWVLEGILYYLREPHAMHVLRCIAANCCVAPTVLLADFMNQHSTSLSRSAFHFYSDWPEELLPSLGFSAATLSQIGDPDADFGLVTDPSNLFNRLRRVPRTAETDPEDGTPCRRLYLVHATGSPTTSPHARTHDGSSSTSSSSSTSSSP; the protein is encoded by the exons ATGCTGAAACCGGGCGCCGGCGGAGGTGAGACAGAACAGCCGTCTCCGGCCGGGTGGTGGCAGCCGGAGCTGAAGGTGCCGGAGGTGCTGTTGTCGGAGAGCGTGAAGAGGTTGCATGCGTCCATCGAGGAGGAATGGGACTCCGTCGAGCGCACTGCATGCCAGACGGCGGCCAGCAGGGCACTGTGGAAGCACGTGATCCACGACCCCCTGGCAGAGATCCTCGCCGGCGAAAAGCACCTGAGGAGCTCGCATGGCAAGATGATGGCCGACAGGCTCAACAACGCCCGTGAAATCTCTGGTGTAATGCTGGCCGTCCGCACCCTCTGGTTCGACTCCAAGCTCGAAGCCGCCGTAGAGTCTCTGAGGGCCTTCGGCGAAGCAGAAACTCAGGTGGTCCTCCTGGGAGCTG GGATGGACGCGAGGGCCTACCGCCTGAAGTGTTTGAAGGACAGCAGCGTCTTCGAAGTGGACTCGCAGAAGCTGATACGGATGAAGGCGGATTTACTAAacgcagcagcggcggcggccGAGCAGGAGGGGAGTTTTTGGCCGGAAGTAAGGTTAGAAGCCAAAAGCCTGACCAGGGTGGGGACTGATATCCGGGAGGTAGACTGGTTGGAGACGCTTCAGAGGCATGGCTTCTCTCTGCAGAAAGGCACCGTGTGGGTGCTGGAAGGCATCCTCTACTACCTGCGGGAACCGCACGCCATGCACGTCCTCCGGTGCATCGCCGCCAACTGCTGCGTCGCTCCCACCGTCCTGCTGGCGGATTTCATGAACCAGCATTCCACCTCCCTCTCGCGTTCCGCGTTCCACTTCTACAGCGACTGGCCGGAGGAGCTGCTTCCCTCCCTCGGCTTCTCCGCCGCCACTCTGTCGCAGATCGGCGACCCTGATGCGGACTTCGGCCTCGTGACCGATCCCTCCAACCTGTTCAACCGCCTCAGGCGGGTGCCCAGAACGGCGGAAACCGACCCCGAGGACGGCACGCCCTGTCGTCGCCTCTACTTGGTCCATGCCACGGGCTCCCCCACCACCTCTCCCCACGCACGCACACATGACGGGTCGTCTTCCACCTCGTCGTCATCTTCAACATCATCCTCACCATGA
- the LOC116251220 gene encoding uncharacterized protein LOC116251220 isoform X4, translating into MSPATTHASVLRGSDSPCSSSIGYVIIPTRSSFKPRMRIAKGAVSSFCWSFRPPKQSPWFLPARIRVFSVGTQEPPSVPGIVRGMNQSYSGRDGQVENKEAKEVHDHFSVNGYHGNGIWSSFEGRQKITMGKQIFCNRSLNMKGIVAVGFDMDYTLAQYKPETFETLAYNGTVRKLVYDLGYPTELLEWSFDWRYMVRGLVLDKKRGNILKMDRHKYVKVAYHGFKEMSKEEKIATYGNTLIRDAFDEPDYALIDTLFSLAEAYLFAQLVDFKDRYPGKVPNGADYCRIYRDVRAAVDLCHRDGTLKQMVAKDPGKYINDDQLIVPMLQMLRDSGRATFLVTNSLWDYTDVVMNFLCRSQTADDNPCSHFWLENFDVVITGSAKPGFFNEDNRANLFEVEADTGMLLNTDNGTLMPQVGNVSPRLPHKGLRKGCRVFQGGSVAHLHKLLSIEASSQVLYVGDHIYGDILRSKKVLGWRTMLVVPELEKEVEMLWKTRDVRQELRLLRKDRDFIEDKIHHLSWLLRFKSFSDEDKHALNLELHALKSQREQVRHLHQQSQREFHQKFHKPWGQLMKTGYQNSRFAHQVERFACLYTSQVTNLGFYSPDKYYRPSEDFMPHEFDILGLGDTSACCTTEKIVANHEDGAVSHVQEKTVMD; encoded by the exons ATGTCGCCTGCAACTACGCATGCATCGGTGCTTCGCGGGTCGGATTCTCCGTGCTCATCATCCATAGGCTACGTAATCATCCCCACTAGAAGCTCATTTAAGCCCAGGATGCGCATCGCCAAGGGAGCCGTCTCATCCTTTTGTTGGTCCTTCCGACCCCCGAAACAATCCCCTTGGTTTCTTCCTGCGCGGATTAGGGTTTTCTCCGTCGGCACCCAAGAGCCGCCGTCCGTTCCCGGCATCGTTAGAG GTATGAATCAATCATATTCAGGCAGAGATGGACAGGTGGAGAATAAAGAAGCAAAGGAAGTGCATGACCATTTTAGTGTCAATGGTTATCATGGAAATGGCATTTGGTCATCTTTTGAAGGGAGGCAGAAAATCACAATGGGAAAGCAGATATTTTGCAATAGATCACTAAACATGAAGGGTATTGTTGCAGTGGGATTTGATATGGACTATACTTTGGCACAATATAAGCCCGAAACCTTTGAAACATTGGCTTATAATGGAACAGTCAGGAAGTTGGTTTATGATTTAGGATACCCAACAGAG ttgctgGAGTGGTCATTTGATTGGAGATATATGGTCAGGGGGCTAGTTCTTGATAAGAAACGGGGCAACATTTTGAAG ATGGATCGCCACAAGTATGTAAAAGTTGCTTACCATGGCTTCAAGGAGAtgtccaaagaagaaaaaattgcaacTTATGGGAATACCTTGATACGTGATGCATTTGACGAACCTGATTATGCTCTTATTGATACTCTTTTCTCCTTGGCTGAGGCTTACTTGTTTGCACAGCTTGTCGATTTCAAGGATAGATATCCTGGAAAAGTTCCAAATGGTGCCGA TTACTGTAGAATATACAGAGATGTTAGAGCCGCTGTTGATCTGTGTCATCGTGATGGAACTTTGAAGCAAATGGTTGCCAAGGACCCTGGAAA GTATATCAATGATGACCAACTCATTGTACCCATGTTACAAATGCTAAGGGATTCTGGGCGTGCAACTTTTCTGGTGACAAATAG CCTCTGGGACTACACAGATGTCGTGATGAATTTTCTTTGTCGATCCCAAACAGCAGATGATAATCCTTGCAGTCATTTTTggttagaaaattttgatgtgGTTATTACTGGCAG TGCCAAACCAGGTTTCTTTAATGAGGACAATCGTGCAAACTTGTTTGAGGTTGAAGCAGACACTGGGATGCTGCTAAACACAGATAATGGCACTCTTATGCCACAG GTTGGAAATGTTTCACCAAGATTGCCTCACAAAGGCCTGAGAAAGGGTTGCAGAGTCTTTCAG GGAGGGAGTGTTGCTCATCTACATAAATTGCTTTCTATTGAAGCGAGTTCCCAG GTTCTTTATGTTGGAGATCACATTTATGGTGACATACTACGCAGCAAGAAAGTTCTTG GATGGCGAACAATGCTTGTAGTTCCAGAGCTTGAAAAGGAGGTAGAGATGCTTTGGAAAACCAGAGATGTCCGCCAG GAGCTGCGTTTGTTACGGAAAGATCGCGATTTTATTGAAGATAAGATACACCACTTGAGCTGGTTGCTGAG GTTTAAAAGTTTTTCTGATGAAGATAAGCATGCACTGAACTTGGAGCTTCATGCTTTGAAG TCACAAAGGGAACAAGTGcgtcatcttcatcaacagTCACAACGTGAATTTCATCAAAAG TTCCACAAGCCTTGGGGACAACTGATGAAGACTGGCTACCAAAACTCTCGTTTTGCACATCAG GTGGAGAGATTTGCTTGTTTGTACACTAGCCAGGTTACGAACTTGGGATTCTATTCCCCTGACAAATATTATAGACCGAGTGAGGATTTCATGCCACATGAATTTGATATTCTTGGATTGGGTGATACATCAGCTTGCTGTACAACCGAGAAGATAGTTGCAAACCACGAGGACGGTGCAGTTTCTCATGTTCAAGAGAAGACCGTGATGGATTAA
- the LOC116249589 gene encoding LOW QUALITY PROTEIN: glycine-rich RNA-binding protein 2-like (The sequence of the model RefSeq protein was modified relative to this genomic sequence to represent the inferred CDS: inserted 1 base in 1 codon): MASADIEYRCFVGGLAWATDDRGLEEAFSSFGEVIESKVISDRETGRSRGFGFVTFREEQAMRDAIEGMNGKELHGGXITVNEAQPRGGNGGGGGGGGGFRSGNGGGGNGGGYGRRGGGNGGYGGGGYGGGGYGGGSRRSEGGGYGSRGGGGRYGGSEGGDRYPRGGGASDGNWRN, from the exons ATGGCTTCTGCGGATATCGAATACCGTTGCTTCGTCGGTGGCCTCGCCTGGGCCACCGATGACAGGGGTCTGGAGGAAGCCTTCAGTTCCTTTGGGGAGGTCATCGAATCCAAG GTCATCAGCGACCGGGAGACGGGCCGCTCCAGGGGCTTTGGCTTTGTCACCTTCCGTGAAGAGCAAGCCATGCGCGATGCCATTGAGGGGATGAACGGGAAGGAGCTGCACGGAG ATATCACCGTCAACGAGGCCCAGCCTCGTGGCGGCAAcggtggtggtggcggaggCGGCGGCGGTTTCCGCAGCGGTAACGGCGGTGGCGGCAACGGCGGCGGCTACGGCAGGAGGGGTGGTGGCAACGGAGGCTACGGTGGAGGAGGCTACGGTGGAGGAGGCTATGGTGGGGGCAGCCGCCGTAGCGAAGGCGGAGGCTACGGCAGCCGCGGAGGCGGTGGCCGCTATGGCGGCTCCGAAGGAGGTGATCGCTACCCAAGAGGCGGTGGTGCTTCCGATGGAAACTGGAGAAACTAG